The following proteins come from a genomic window of Lolium rigidum isolate FL_2022 chromosome 5, APGP_CSIRO_Lrig_0.1, whole genome shotgun sequence:
- the LOC124656940 gene encoding uncharacterized protein LOC124656940 gives MSRHLCSPVPPLENDDILEEILLRLPPQPSSLPRASLVSKSWRSIISDPQFLGRFRKHHQKQPLLGFFSGHVSKTPIFTPALDSPDRIPAARFPVPHGRAPHEHWRFMGCRHGLAVLINDYQREVIVWDPLTGRQRRVPFPLGSHNNERGSVWHWHATVLCADTKYGHVHGDCFSSPFKLVLVCNGYKQSSKQSFACLYESVSGVWGNIVSTVTTYEIHPICPNILVGNLLYWSLWAGDSLVFDTKKRTLGVIQKPADARITGFRSFQLLRTSDDSGLGLAVISNLCILLWKRQSQCDGVAGWVLLQKSIQLEGLFPPGEPYLYKEVRVAGYDEDSNVIVLSTYAGDFMLQLDLTWFRTISERGDCWSNKIHYPYRNFYKAGVIIIL, from the exons ATGAGCCGCCACCTTTGCTCGCCGGTGCCCCCGCTGGAAAACGATGACATCCTGgaggagatcctcctccgcctacCCCCGCAGCCTTCCTCCCTCCCCCGAGCCTCCCTCGTAAGCAAGAGCTGGCGAAGCATCATCTCCGACCCTCAATTCCTCGGCCGCTTCCGCAAGCACCACCAGAAACAGCCTTTGCTCGGCTTCTTCTCAGGGCATGTTAGCAAAACACCCATCTTCACTCCGGCCCTTGACTCGCCTGACCGCATCCCTGCCGCCCGCTTCCCCGTGCCGCACGGTCGTGCCCCCCATGAGCACTGGCGCTTCATGGGATGCCGCCACGGCCTCGCCGTCCTGATCAATGACTATCAGCGCGAGGTCATCGTGTGGGATCCTCTCACCGGGCGGCAGCGCCGCGTGCCTTTTCCGCTAGGCTCCCACAACAACGAAAGGGGGAGTGTGTGGCATTGGCACGCCACGGTGTTGTGCGCTGACACCAAATATGGGCATGTGCACGGTGATTGCTTCTCGAGCCCGTTTAAATTGGTGTTGGTGTGCAATGGATACAAGCAATCGTCCAAGCAATCGTTCGCTTGCCTCTATGAATCGGTGTCTGGTGTATGGGGAAATATTGTCTCAACGGTGACCACTTATGAGATTCATCCAATATGTCCCAACATCCTTGTCGGGAATTTGCTTTACTGGTCGCTTTGGGCAGGTGATAGCCTCGTGTTTGATACTAAAAAACGAACCCTTGGTGTGATCCAGAAACCGGCAGACGCTCGTATTACCGGCTTCCGGTCCTTTCAGCTCTTGCGGACAAGTGATGATAGTGGCCTTGGCCTTGCAGTGATATCGAACTTGTGCATCCTGTTATGGAAGAGACAATCACAATGCGATGGTGTTGCCGGATGGGTCCTGCTGCAGAAATCCATTCAACTAGAGGGCCTTTTCCCACCGGGAGAACCTTACCTCTACAAGGAGGTGAGGGTGGCAGGGTATGATGAAGACTCAAATGTGATTGTTCTCTCTACATATGCTGGAGACTTCATGCTCCAACTTGACTTGACATGGTTTAGAACTATTTCTGAAAGAGGAGATTGCTGGAGCAACAAGATCCATTATCCGTACAGAAATTTCTATAAAGCAG GTGTTATTATAATTTTGTGA